One segment of Salvelinus alpinus chromosome 1, SLU_Salpinus.1, whole genome shotgun sequence DNA contains the following:
- the LOC139536990 gene encoding coiled-coil domain-containing protein 80-like: MSRLLCALLVLMSLWSHSLGVSASQPGKGRHKTRPQYKEPAGLLAPEDDHGGEGDHETRKVLDPEQEFLDDFAGKKRLWVITAPSHSDNYLRMMEKQIQDMEQEGLNCRLAERDTFIVTIIQNAMMEGRIQKTTFQGEATMESIDSDMVTKLLHYLELGDQGFSMLVMKKNLRVSERFPYPVRVEAILEVIDQFPLRKLEKLTRKGSPLKCKITKKKLLKKKIPVKKKVFSPYMQGNVTSVTQRNTVAKKAALKSKIQDILSGRSRFIIRKTTTDSKRTQVFIAGKANSKDVGKDNQKKNGNVFTEINTYPSTVEKREKKTVANSRDNKPENVGGGEETLEKNKSPKKGKGKKDGKKGKGRGRRRKNHREVNENNKKALMDFVEHLKGKKRLMVIATPSASTPQYVQQREENELHFCDLALRKVTMATILSSGPDTTLTLHHYQLDSEAPFTSLPEKFTDPDLISQLMKQYGMSSKVFSMTMTDYDLKPNKVFDVPSPSSALMEYVDTFPSRRSEMERERKTPLACSKSQDQGGALLRFMSKRRLLIISTPSEDDYSFQQQLQGLRGQACPMGVRHFALLKLIGTGPTASGSVELFPLNGKSQTENEPLSRDVVTGLQDQLKINREYFSMLVVGKDGDVKAWFPSPMWSLANIYDLVDSMELRQQEEKLQRTLGIHCPEDTGGSYQGYDEEADESYLYHRSEE; the protein is encoded by the exons ATGTCTAGGTTGCTCTGTGCTCTGCTTGTCCTTATGTCTCTGTGGAGTCACAGCCTAGGGGTTTCTGCCTCACAGCCAGGGAAGGGAAGACATAAGACCAGACCTCAGTATAAAGAACCTGCTGGTCTCCTGGCTCCGGAGGATGatcatggaggagagggagaccacGAGACCAGGAAAGTCCTTGACCCAGAACAGGAATTCCTGGATGATTTTGCAGGTAAGAAGCGTTTGTGGGTAATCACGGCCCCGTCGCACAGCGACAACTACCTCCGCATGATGGAGAAACAGATTCAGGACATGGAGCAGGAGGGGCTGAACTGCCGCCTGGCCGAGAGGGACACCTTCATCGTCACCATCATCCAGAACGCCATGATGGAAGGCAGGATCCAGAAGACCACCTTCCAAGGAGAGGCCACCATGGAGAGCATTGACTCAGACATGGTCACCAAGCTGCTGCATTACCTTGAGCTGGGGGATCAAGGCTTCTCCATGCTAGTCATGAAGAAGAACCTTAGGGTGAGTGAGCGGTTCCCCTACCCTGTCCGTGTGGAGGCCATCCTAGAGGTCATTGATCAGTTCCCCTTGCGCAAGTTGGAAAAACTCACCAGGAAGGGCTCCCCTCTGAAATGTAAAATCACCAAGAAGAAGCTGTTGAAGAAAAAGATTCCTGTGAAAAAGAAGGTGTTCAGTCCCTATATGCAGGGAAACGTTACCTCTGTCACCCAGAGGAATACCGTGGCCAAGAAGGCTGCACTGAAGAGCAAAATTCAGGACATTCTCAGCGGTCGCTCCAGGTTCATCATTCGAAAGACGACCACTGATTCAAAACGAACACAAGTATTCATCGCAGGGAAGGCAAACTCCAAAGATGTGGGAAAGGACAACCAAAAGAAGAATGGAAATGtttttacagaaataaacacataTCCTTCGACTgtagagaaaagagaaaaaaagactGTAGCCAACTCTAGAGATAATAAACCAGAGAACGTTGGTGGGGGAGAAGAAACCTTGGAGAAAAATAAATCCCCCAAAAAAGGCAAGGGAAAGAAAGATGGgaagaaagggaaagggagagggagacgaAGGAAAAATCACAGAGAAGTGAATGAGAACAATAAGAAAGCACTGATGGACTTTGTAGAGCATTTGAAGGGGAAGAAAAGACTTATG GTGATAGCCACGCCCAGTGCCAGCACACCTCAGTATGTCCAGCAGAGGGAGGAGAACGAGCTTCATTTCTGTGACCTTGCCCTGAGAAAAGTTACAATGGCAACCATCCTGAGCTCAGGGCCTGACACTACCCTCACCCTACACCACTACCAACTTG ATTCTGAGGCGCCATTCACCTCACTACCAGAGAAGTTCACTGACCCAGATCTCATCTCTCAACTGATGAAGCAGTATGGGATGTCCTCTAAGGTTTTCTCTATGACTATGACTGACTATGACCTGAAACCCAAT AAAGTATTTGATGTACCTTCACCCTCATCTGCGTTGATGGAATATGTTGACACCTTTCCATCGCGACGAtctgaaatggagagagagagaaaaactccACTGGCCTGCTCCAAATCCCAAGACCAGGGCGGGGCATTGTTGAG GTTCATGTCTAAAAGGAGACTGCTGATCATCTCTACTCCATCTGAGGACGACTACTCCTTCCAACAGCAGCTCCAGGGGCTGAGAGGACAGGCCTGTCCCATGG GCGTCCGTCATTTTGCCTTGTTGAAGTTGATCGGAACAGGACCAACAGCCTCAGGCTCTGTGGAACTGTTTCCACTCAATG GAAAGAGCCAAACGGAGAACGAGCCTTTGTCACGGGACGTGGTCACTGGTCTCCAGGACCAGCTGAAGATCAACCGGGAGTACTTCAGTATGCTGGTGGTGGGGAAGGACGGGGATGTGAAAGCCTGGTTCCCCTCCCCCATGTGGTCTCTGGCCAACATCTATGACCTGGTGGACTCCATGGAGCTACGGCAGCAAGAAGAGAAGCTGCAGAGGACTTTAGGTATTCACTGCCCTGAGGACACTGGCGGTAGTTACCAAGGTTATGATGAGGAAGCAGATGAGAGCTACCTTTACCACAGGTCAGAGGAGTAA